The genomic window GACCTCACCACATTATTGATAGCCTGGGCAAACGTGATTAAAGGAATTCCATAAAGTATAATTTGTAAATAGTCCCTGGCAAAAGGCAATATCGTCGGTGTTGCTCCAAAGGCTTTGAGAATGGGCACAATAAAAATTGAGCCGAAGATAAAGACCAAGAATCCCAGAGAAAGAGACAGACCAACCATATTACCAAAGGTGCGTTCCGCACCTTCCAGATCATCGCCACCCAGCCGGCGGGAAATTATGGAAGAGCCACCCAAACCGATTGCCAGGGAAACAGCCATCGCTATCATTATTACAGGGAAACTGACAGCAATACCACCAATACCCTGGACACTTTCCCCTCCAAGGGCACGACCGACAAAAATCGTATCAACGATATTGTATAGACCCATTACCACCATACCAACTGTGGCCGGTGCCGAAAGCCTGAAAAGGAGCCTGCCGACACTTTCCGCCCCGAGGGCACGGCTCTGCTCCTTCACCTACACGCCCTCACGCAATTCTAAATGGCTTTTTCCAGCAAATTTCTGAATAGGGTTTTTTCCTCTTCTGAAAAACCAGCAAGCATACTTTCACTTCGTTTTTGCGAAAGCTGGCGGATAAAACGATGCATACGATGACCTTCCTCTGTAAGGTTTACCACCAATGCGCGCCGGTCTTCTGGATCCGGCGTCCGCTGCACATAACCCGCATCCTCAAGTCTTTTCAATGCCCTTGTGACCGTGGCCCGGTTGACCATCAGCATGCGGGATAATTCCTCAGGACGAATCCCGTCAACATGGTACAGAGCAAGCAAAAACCTGAATTGACCGCCTCCTATCCCATATATTTCCAGTTCCTGCGAAAGGTAACGCAGATTATGTCGGTGAAGGCAGGCAATCATTGCTCCCAAACTGTGCACATGTTCATCCTGAATCATAGCCGGAGGATGAAATCGGAGTTATATAATTGTTGCGTATGCAACTAATATTTACAAATATTTATCAACCGGGAAAACCTCACACAAACCATGCCAAAAACTGCTGTGGGAGGCACCTTCGAATACCTCCATGATGGCCATCGTAAACTTCTGCGCAGAGCTTTTGAAATCGCGGCAGGAGATTTACTTGACATCGGCCTCACATCCGACTCGATGGCAGGGGAAAAGGACAGGAACATACCCTCCTATGCCACCCGTCGCAGCCAGCTTGAAGATTATATTGAAAGCCTTAACATTCCTGATAAAAATTACCAGATCGAAAAACTGGAAGACCCTTTTGGCACCACCGTCAATGGCGACTACATATATATTGTGGTTTCCCCGGAAACATACACTGTTGCTGAAAAAATAAACAAACTCCGCAGGCAGGATGGATTGGAACAACTTGAAATTGTCAAAATTGACTATGTCATGGCAGAGGACGAAAAACCCATATCATCAACCCGGATATCAAATGGTGAGATTGATATACATGGCCACCTGAGAGGAAAGTTTTAAAGGAAAAATCCCTTATTTCCCTGCATGGGACGGGAATTTACAGACAGAGACATGGATATTTTTAACAAACTTGCCCCCGAAGCTGGCGGAAACAATATTTCACAGATGGGACATCCCTATCCATTTATTCTCAGGCCGATTTCCCATCGTTTTGCCGAGTCAGGAGAAGATTTCCGCAATCGCCTGGAAAAACTGAAACGGGAAGATGTGGAATACCTGGCAGACCTTGCAATTGAGGGAAAAGAGGATGTAAGGGGACTGGAAGATGAGGACAGGGATTCTTTTTTCAGCGTTCTTGAAGGTTTTTCACCCGAAAAACTGGAAGAACTCAAGGACAAGTTGGGGATGATCTGAATTGCCTCTCCTTTTCGGAACTGCAGGGACACCTCTTAGTGCTAAAGGCAGGGGAAGCGAAGGAGGGATCCAACGGGTAAAAGAACTCGGCCTGGGTTGCATGGAACTGGAATTTGTACGGGGAGTGCGCATGAAGGAACCCACTGCGGAAAAAATAGCAGATACAGCCCACAAAACCGGCATTTCCCTGAGTGTTCATGCACCCTACTACATAAACCTGAATTCAAAAGAAGAAGAAAAAATCCAGGCCAGCATCAAACGTATCTATGATTCTGCCTATATAGGCAATATCTGTGGAGCCAGCTCAATAGTGTTCCATCCAGCCTACTATCATGAACAAAGTGGGAACACCGTTTTTTCAAAAGTGGAGGCTCTGCTGGAAAAACTTGCAGGCCAACTGGAAGATGAAGGGATCAATACTACCCTGCGTCCGGAAACCACAGGTAAACCCAGCCAGTTTGGCAATCTGGAAGAAACCCTTGCTCTTTCAGCAGGTATTGAAGGTGTCCTGCCATGCATCGATTTTGCCCATTTGCATGCCCGCTCAAAGGGGGAGGAAAACAGCTATGCAGAATTCAGCGCAGTGCTGGAAAAAGTCGAGGAATACCTGGGCAAGGAAGGTCTGAGGAATATGCACATGCATATTTCGGGAATCGAGTATACCACCAAAGGAGAAAAGAATCATCTTGTGCTCGAGGAATCAGACCTTAAATTTTCAGAACTCATGCAAGCATTGAAGGACTTCGGGGCACAAGGGCTTGTGATCTGTGAGAGCCCAAATCTAGAAGAGGACGCCCTACTGCTACAGAAGACTTATGAAAATAAGTAAAGATCAGGTAGGACCTTTATTTGTTATAATTTGCACAAACATCGAAGAAATTCATGAATAATTCCTCGCCTTTGTCCGTATGTGCAACCTCGGGGTGCCACTGGACACCGTACAGCGGTTTGTCCGGATGTTTCATAGCTTCGATACCGCATATATCAGAGTGGGCAAGTTTCAGAAAACCCGGTGGTAGTTCTGTAACCTCATCCCCATGTGAAGCCCAGGTAGAAATGCGGGGACCAAGGCCCTTGAGAATATCATCCTCCTCCACAACCTCTACGTCCACGGCAGCATATCCTCCATGGCTGCCGGCTCCTGTTGACCCCCCATAGGCATGTGCGATAAGCTGGTGACCCAGGCATATACCAAGTATAGGAATATCCAGTTCTTTTGCGTATTCTTCACATAGACCCCCTCTTTCCAGAGAAGGACCGCCGCTAAATATCAGTCCATCCGGTTTTTCGGCAAGAATCTCCTCAATCGGGGTTGTGTTGGGAACAATACTTGTATCCATATCAAGATCCCTTACGGTCCTGTGAATAAGGTGACAAAATTGTCCGTGATTATTGATTACAAGGATTCTCAACTCTTCCATATCTGCCAGAAGGAGAACTGCATATATAAGCTTATTCCGGCAAATTATCAACTTTCATTATATAAGCAAACGCTTATAGAAAATAAAAAGGGAAAATTATAAATAGAGTCGAGTGATACCATGTCACATACTAACATGATATTTACGGAGGGGTAATATGCCAGAAATAGGAAAACAAATTCGAATAGAAAGAATAATGGACAGAGACAGCAGGAATATGGTTATCATACCTATGGACCACGGAATCACAGATGGACCAATAAAGGGATTGATCAACATAGCAGATTCCATAAATAGTGTTGCTGAAGGGGGAGCCAATGCAGTACTTATGCAAAAAGGCATGATCCTCCACGGTCATAGAGGATATGGTCATGATGTAGGACTCATACTCCATATGAGTGCATCAACTTCACTGGGCCCCGATCCCAATGACAAAGTGCTGGTGTGTACTGTAGAGGAAGCATCCCGCATGGGAGCAGATGCCGTATCCGTACACATCAATGTGGGATCGGAAACCGAATCCGAACAACTTAAGATACTGGGTCACATAGGTAGACAGTGTGACTACTGGGGCATACCCCTGATTGCTATGATGTACCCGCGGGGCAGAAAGGTCACAAACCCGAGGGACCCACAGATGGTAGCCCACGCGGCCCGTGTAGGAGCTGAGCTTGGAGCTGACGTGATCAAGACTGTCTACACCGGAGACATTGAAAGTTTCTCCAAGGTTGTAGAAGGCTGCCCTGTACCCGTAGTAATCGCAGGTGGACCAAAGACTAACACTGACAGGGAATTCCTGGAAATGATTCGTGAAGCAATGGATGCGGGTGCCCGTGGTGTTGCCATTGGCAGGAATGTGTTCCAGCACCCAAGCCCTACACGGATGACCCGGGCAATCACAGAGATCGCACACAAAAACCAAACCGTGGATGAAGCTCTCAAGCAACTTCAGTGAGGATACAAAATGAAAAAGCAGGTATGGATACGTGCCGACGAAGGCGACTGGGAAGACAAGAAGGAACGTATAACAGGCGGCCTGGAATCAGGTGCCGACTGTGTTCTGGTAGAGGCAGAGGATGTAGATAAAGCAAAAGAACTCGGAGACATCAAGATTGCTGCATTTACCGATAATGCGGATACTGCCGCAGACATAATCGTTATCGGTCGCGGAGGAGAAGGCGACGGGACACTTCCATTACCTGTGGACATGAGCAACTCCCGGGATTTTGAACAGCTAGCAACATTGAGACGCCAGAAAAAGAGTATCGCTGCCCTGGTTGTAATCCAGGACAAAAAATATGAGAAATTTGCCGCTGCAATTGGGACTGAATGTGATTACCTAATAGCTATCGGCACAGACTGGAAAGTCATCCCTCTGGAAAACCTCATAGCACAACTCCAGGAAAAGGAAGTGAATATAATATCCGGTGTCAGAGACCCCGATGAGGCTAAACTTGCCCTGGAGACCATGGAACATGGATCCGATGGCGTCCTGCTGGATACCGCAAATCCCGACACCCTCAAAAAAACTGTAAAACTTGCAGAAGAAGCAGGTGTAGAGGGAGTTGATCTTGTATCTGCCACCATCACCAAAATAGAGCCTGTAGGAATGGGCGACAGGGTTTGCGTGGATACCTGTAACCTGATGGAAAAAGGGGAAGGTATGCTTGTGGGCTCCCAATCCGCCGGAATGTTCCTTGTACATTCTGAATCCGAAGAAAGTCCCTATGTAGCATCCAGACCTTTCAGGGTAAATGCCGGAGCAGTTCATGCTTATGTTAAGATAGGAGATAAGACAAGATACCTGTCCGAGCTGGAAGCAGGCGACGAAGTAACTATTGTCAATTCAGAAGGCCAGCAACGTAAAGGAATTGTGGGGAGGGTCAAGATCGAACGCCGCCCCCTGATGCTTGTGGAAGCCCAATCCAAAGACGGCAATACAGTGAAAAATATCCTCCAGAATGCAGAAACAATAAAACTGGTTTCAAGCAATGGAAAACCAGTATCCATAGCCTCTCTGAAGGAAGGAGACGAGGTGCTGGTGCATATGGAAGACACTGGCAGGCACTTCGGGATGAAAGTCCAGGAAACAATCATAGAGAAATGAACATGACAGATTTTGTCACCGGAAAAGATGTCAAAATTGTCGCATCCATTGACAGCGACCCTCTTTTACAGGCACGCATCGCCAAAATGCTTGGTGCGGATATTCTGGAAATCAGGCTGGATTTGCTTGAAATAAAAGAGGCCGTGCAGGCAAAGAAATTGTTCGACTTGCTGGATAAGCAGGGCGGATTATCTCGTATTGCAACCAATCGTGTACATTTTGAAGGCGGCAACTGGCAGGGACAAGAAGGGCAAAGAATCACCCTCCTGGAAGACCTGATTCCTTATGTAGATATGATTGATATAGAACGCAAAAGTACCGATTGCCTTCGAAACCGACTTGTGGAGGAGGCAAAATCACAGGGGACAAAGGTAATAATGTCCTCCCATTTCTTTGAGAGCACACCTCCTTTAAAAGAGATGGTTGCTATTCTCAACGAATGCACGGATAAGGGAGCCGATATAGCCAAACTCGCAGTCATGCCCCAAAAACCCGAAGATATACTGGAGCTTTTCCATGCTGCCTTGCAGGCAAAGGGAGAAGTTTGTGTTATTGCTATGGGGGAGCTGGGACGTCACAGCAGGGTTGTTGCCTGCAGGTACGGTTCATTACTGACCTACGGCTGCGTGGAAAAACCGGTCGCTCCGGGTCAGATCAGAATAGACCAGCTAAAAATAGCTCTGGAGACTATCGTATGAAACAGGTATTCGGTGTACTGGGAGACCCTATTGAACACTCCCTTTCCCCTGCAATGCACAATGCAGCGTTCAGGGAACTGGGGATGGATTGTGAATACCACGCATTCAGGGTAAGGCAAAAAAACCTAAAATATGCTATCTCGGGAGCGCAGGCAATGGGTTTTGGCGGTCTCAATATAACAGTCCCCCACAAAGAAAAAGCATTAGAATTTACAAACCCCGATACACTGGCACGCAGGATAGGGGCTGTCAACACCGTATCCTTCAATGATGAAATACGGGGACACAACACAGATGGGCTGGGAGCTGAAATGGCTCTGCGGGAAGCAGGTGTGGGAATAAATTCCTCTAGCGTAGTTCTTGTCGGTGCCGGGGGTGCCGCCCGTGCAATTGCCTTTCACTTCGCAGAAAAGGGAGCTTGTGTGACAATCGCAAACCGTACCCCTGAAAAGGCAGAAGCTCTTGCAAAGGATGTCGGTTGCAGTCATGCAGGGCTAGAGGACCTAAAAGGACTATTGAAAGACAGTGACATACTGATCAATGCCACATCCGTGGGAATGCATCCGCATATTGATACAACCATTGCCAGTCGGGAAATCCTGCATCCGGATTTGGCTGTTTTTGACA from Methanohalophilus halophilus includes these protein-coding regions:
- a CDS encoding MarR family winged helix-turn-helix transcriptional regulator; amino-acid sequence: MIQDEHVHSLGAMIACLHRHNLRYLSQELEIYGIGGGQFRFLLALYHVDGIRPEELSRMLMVNRATVTRALKRLEDAGYVQRTPDPEDRRALVVNLTEEGHRMHRFIRQLSQKRSESMLAGFSEEEKTLFRNLLEKAI
- a CDS encoding phosphopantetheine adenylyltransferase, coding for MPKTAVGGTFEYLHDGHRKLLRRAFEIAAGDLLDIGLTSDSMAGEKDRNIPSYATRRSQLEDYIESLNIPDKNYQIEKLEDPFGTTVNGDYIYIVVSPETYTVAEKINKLRRQDGLEQLEIVKIDYVMAEDEKPISSTRISNGEIDIHGHLRGKF
- a CDS encoding TIM barrel protein; the encoded protein is MPLLFGTAGTPLSAKGRGSEGGIQRVKELGLGCMELEFVRGVRMKEPTAEKIADTAHKTGISLSVHAPYYINLNSKEEEKIQASIKRIYDSAYIGNICGASSIVFHPAYYHEQSGNTVFSKVEALLEKLAGQLEDEGINTTLRPETTGKPSQFGNLEETLALSAGIEGVLPCIDFAHLHARSKGEENSYAEFSAVLEKVEEYLGKEGLRNMHMHISGIEYTTKGEKNHLVLEESDLKFSELMQALKDFGAQGLVICESPNLEEDALLLQKTYENK
- a CDS encoding GMP synthase subunit A; this translates as MEELRILVINNHGQFCHLIHRTVRDLDMDTSIVPNTTPIEEILAEKPDGLIFSGGPSLERGGLCEEYAKELDIPILGICLGHQLIAHAYGGSTGAGSHGGYAAVDVEVVEEDDILKGLGPRISTWASHGDEVTELPPGFLKLAHSDICGIEAMKHPDKPLYGVQWHPEVAHTDKGEELFMNFFDVCANYNK
- a CDS encoding 2-amino-3,7-dideoxy-D-threo-hept-6-ulosonate synthase, translating into MPEIGKQIRIERIMDRDSRNMVIIPMDHGITDGPIKGLINIADSINSVAEGGANAVLMQKGMILHGHRGYGHDVGLILHMSASTSLGPDPNDKVLVCTVEEASRMGADAVSVHINVGSETESEQLKILGHIGRQCDYWGIPLIAMMYPRGRKVTNPRDPQMVAHAARVGAELGADVIKTVYTGDIESFSKVVEGCPVPVVIAGGPKTNTDREFLEMIREAMDAGARGVAIGRNVFQHPSPTRMTRAITEIAHKNQTVDEALKQLQ
- a CDS encoding 3-dehydroquinate synthase II, which encodes MKKQVWIRADEGDWEDKKERITGGLESGADCVLVEAEDVDKAKELGDIKIAAFTDNADTAADIIVIGRGGEGDGTLPLPVDMSNSRDFEQLATLRRQKKSIAALVVIQDKKYEKFAAAIGTECDYLIAIGTDWKVIPLENLIAQLQEKEVNIISGVRDPDEAKLALETMEHGSDGVLLDTANPDTLKKTVKLAEEAGVEGVDLVSATITKIEPVGMGDRVCVDTCNLMEKGEGMLVGSQSAGMFLVHSESEESPYVASRPFRVNAGAVHAYVKIGDKTRYLSELEAGDEVTIVNSEGQQRKGIVGRVKIERRPLMLVEAQSKDGNTVKNILQNAETIKLVSSNGKPVSIASLKEGDEVLVHMEDTGRHFGMKVQETIIEK
- the aroD gene encoding type I 3-dehydroquinate dehydratase, yielding MTDFVTGKDVKIVASIDSDPLLQARIAKMLGADILEIRLDLLEIKEAVQAKKLFDLLDKQGGLSRIATNRVHFEGGNWQGQEGQRITLLEDLIPYVDMIDIERKSTDCLRNRLVEEAKSQGTKVIMSSHFFESTPPLKEMVAILNECTDKGADIAKLAVMPQKPEDILELFHAALQAKGEVCVIAMGELGRHSRVVACRYGSLLTYGCVEKPVAPGQIRIDQLKIALETIV
- a CDS encoding shikimate dehydrogenase, producing MKQVFGVLGDPIEHSLSPAMHNAAFRELGMDCEYHAFRVRQKNLKYAISGAQAMGFGGLNITVPHKEKALEFTNPDTLARRIGAVNTVSFNDEIRGHNTDGLGAEMALREAGVGINSSSVVLVGAGGAARAIAFHFAEKGACVTIANRTPEKAEALAKDVGCSHAGLEDLKGLLKDSDILINATSVGMHPHIDTTIASREILHPDLAVFDIVYNPLQTKLLRQAELAGAKPIGGVAMLVHQGAEAFRIWTGQKPPVEVMRKAVLEGLG